GTTTGTCCCTCAAGGTAGGGGGTGAACCACAGGAATGGGAGTATGCTCCTATCTCAAACGAGACATTTCCCGGTGACCTAAACGGGTTAGTTGAAGAACTGGAATTGCGATTGAACCGGGCGGTGTCCAGATCTTTGGCCGCCGATGTTCCCTTGGGATTGTTTTTATCAGGGGGAATTGATTCCTCTCTGATTACGGCCATTGCTCGCAAACATGCCGGAGAACGAATCAAAACCTTTGGCATTGGCTTTGAGGACCCTCAATTTGATGAGGGCTTACTGAGTCGGGCTCTGGCCAACCATTTGGGGACGGATCATTCTGTGGAAACTCTCAGCGAGGAAAAGCTGCTGAGCTATTTGCCCGGGGCTCTTGAGTCCCTGGATGAACCAATGGCGGACCCCTCATTAATTCCTACTTTTGCATTATCCGAAGTCACACGTCGAGAGGTGACCGTCGCCCTGAGCGGGGACGGGGGTGATGAACTGTGGGGAGGTTATCCCACCTATTTTGCCCATCGCATGAGTGGTCTGCCCAAGATGATGCCAAATCGTTGGCGCCAACTCATTGGCGACTGGTCACGACAAAGAGGAGTGGATGAGGACTATCAGAGTTGGCGGTGGAAACTGGAACGCTTTTTTGGCTATTGGGAAGAGGGAGACCTGAATCGCCACCTGACCTGGATGGCCTTCACTCACCCGGAAGAATTGGAGAAGCTGTTGGGTAAGGTGGATCATTTGCATCTTATCAGCGGGGAACGCCTGGAAATCGCAGGGCGAAAACAGGATTTAAATCGCTATCTGTTATTGGACTATTTAACTTACCTCCCCGGTTCAGTTTTGTGTAAGGTCGACCGGGCCAGTATGGCTCACAGCCTGGAGGTGCGTCCTCCTTTGTTGGATAAAGATGTGATCGAATTGGCCTGGCAGTGTCCGGCCGACCTCAAAGTTCAGGGGAAGGCCAACAAAGTTCCATTAAGACGATTGGGTGCCAAGTATCTTCCTGCTGAGACCGCCTCGCGAAAAAAGAAGGGCTTTGCCATTCCTCTGGCCAAGTGGCTGAACGGGCCACTGCAGAAGAGGATGGAAGAAGTGATTCATGACCAGAGGTTTTGGCAAGATATGGGGCTGAATGCCCAAGCGGGGCAAACAATGTGGCAGGAGCAGACGACCTGTGTCCGTGACCACTCCCGCCCCCTTTGGGCTTTAATGGTCTTGTGGGATTGGCAAAGGAGGGTGCTGTGAAGTCAGTCTCCGCCGAAGGCAAGTCCCTGAGAGAGAAGTCCATAGAGGACTTTGGTGACCAATGGACTCGCTATCAGGATAATGAAGGTTACTATGGTTCCTCCGCCTTGTTTGCGGACATGCTATCGGGTCTGATGACAGCACCGGAGTTTGTTGGCAAGGAGGTTTTGGACGTGGGAAGCGGCACAGGTCGAATCGTCCACATGATTTTGACTGCGGGTGCGCAGACCGTCCACGCGGTTGAACCCTCTAAGGCGATGGATGTCTTACGCCAGAATCTTGCCCCCTTTGGTGACCGTGTTGTCTGTCATCAGGTCGCCGGCGATCAGATCCCCAATGTGCAAGTGGATTTGGCCACCTCTATTGGTGTTCTTCACCATATTCCTGAACCGGAACCGGTGGTAAAAAAGGTCTTTGCAGTCTTAAAGCCTGGAGGGCGGTTTTTGTTTTGGGTCTACGGCTACGAGGGAAACGAAGCCTATTTGAGGCTTATCATGCCCCTGCGAAAGCTCACGGCCCGCCTGCCAGATTTTTTACTCCGTGGTTTTTGCCACTTATTGAATGTGGCTCTCGCGGTCTATGTTCTTCTTTGTCGAGTGCTGCCCCTTCCTTTGCGGGGATACATGAATGAGGTGATCGGTCACTTCTCGTGGAAAAAACGCTTTCTGGTGATCTTTGACCAGCTCAACCCCGCCTATGCCCGATATTATACGGGTGACGAAGCCGAAAAATTAATGGCCGATGGCGGTTTCACCCAGATTCAGCGCAGTCATCGCCATGGCTACAGTTGGACGGTTATTGGCGTAAAGCCGGAGAATAAATCAAAGCCTTGATCTTGGCTTCGGTCTCACGAATATCATCTTTGCGGTCGAGGATCTTATAGTAATTAAGAATCTCCATGCGCAAAGCCAGGTGATTGGGCCATTGGCTGACCAGCTGTTCCAATTGAGTGAAAAGAGCTGGCGCCTGGGTCTTGTCCCCCTCAGAGCGGGTCCATGCTGATTTTGCTGCCCAACAGTGGGGGAGTTGAGGATGGTGTTTGAGGCAACGCTCAATCTCGCGCAAATAGATTTGGTCGGTTTCCCTGGATCTGTCACTGCCAAACAAATAGTGATCAGGAGGCAAATGGGGTTTGAGGTGCAGGTATTCGTTGTTGGCAATCAAATGCTGATGCTCCGGTATGCGTTTCACCAACACCATGGCCAGGTTGTCGAAGTCCACCAGAGCCCAGTCTGCGGGTGGATAAAACTCTTTAACTTTGTCTTCAAATTGATTGTCCTTCTTTAGTGAAATGCGATGAACCGGCATCCAAAAAGTCTGAATGCCAAATTTGTTGATCAACTCCTGGGTTTTGTCTGGTCGCTTATAAGAGTCCTGCATGATTTGATAGTGTTCGTGGTACAGGAGATCTCGTGTGTCAGAGAAAACCGGATAGCCGGGGAGGTTGGTAATCATGAAGTTGCCATACTCGGGCAAATGATAAATCGGGCCCTGCGGCTTGGATTGGGCGATAAACCTTGCCGACTCCACGGGGTAAATCCTGGGGTTGAGATCGAGTCCCCATTGGTAGAGAGAATAGCCAAACAGAGAGGAATAGATCATGGCCGCCAGGCCAAGGGTGCCCATCAGGCTTGCCAGGCGGCCTTGTTTGAGGGCTGGGAGTTTATCAAAAAGAAATTCCAGCCCCCTGATGGCAAAGGGTAGACAAAATAGTGCCTGGTAGGGAAGGCTGCGGTCCAGCCGCACTCCGCTGATGGTGAGTAGGATGAGTGTTGCGGTAAAGATCATCCACGGCCAGCGGAGCATCTGCTGACGTTTTACCCACCAACCAACTAGTGTCAGTGTCATCAAAGAAATCCAGGCCCACCCCGTAAATCCCATGACTCTGGGGTTGAAGTGAAGTCCTCCCAATGACATGAAATCCGGATTGGTGATGAGACTTCCCTGAGAGTATTGAGCGGCATCGAGAATAAAAGGCACAATGTGATAAGAGCTGGGAGTCACAAAGAACAATAGAGGCATCAAAACAAGAACCGGGACACGGGTCTTGAGTTTGATGGGCTGGGTGATCAGATAGGCGCCAGTGATGAGCATCAGATAGGGCGTGGTCCCGGCGTGGAGGTTGGCGGCCAGCCACACTAGGGGTAGAGAGAGCCAGGCCTTCTTTTCGCTGGCAAGTGAGGGCGACTCCCACATCACCAACATCCCTGCTGTCATCACCATCAATATATAGTCGGGTCGTAAGTGAATGCGAAAAGCCAAAGTACAAAACAAGAGGGGGATTAAAATGAGCAGGGCACTGGAGCGTTCACCTTCTGAGTTTTTTAGCGTTTGGCGGACCAGAAAGGTAATCAAAAAAATCAGCGCAAACGACAAAGCACCGCGAAGAACAACCAGCCCGGGGACACCGCCTGAAAGGTAGACCAAATGAAAACCCAGGTTGGAAAGCCATTGAATATCAATCCACTCTTTGCCTTTAGCGGTGTAGGACCAAAGCTCCTGGGTGGCGGGGAAGAAGTTTTCCGCAGTAAAGGCCCCGGCGCGAATCTGCCAAAAGATATCCTGTTCCCAGAGTTGCCAAAGGCTACAGATGGCGGCGACGACTGAAAGCACCACAGCCAGGGCGGCGTCAGGTTTTGCGGATTTATTCATTTGGTTAAAGTCTTCCATAGGCATGGGTGGGATTGAACTCAGAAGTGTAGAAACTGGTCCCCTATTTGTTGATCTTCGCCGCGTAAGGAACCTGAGTGGCCCGACTCCTGCGATCAATACGCTTAAAACCTCAGACATACGTTTGGCAGCAGCGCTCTCTCTCAGAGCACTGCACCAAGCCGAACTCGGTTTTAAGCACATTGATCTACGGAGTCGGGCCACTCAGGTCGAAGGTTGGCTGTGGCCTCGATCAAGGGCTGCGCTCCGACGGGTCCGTGTTTTTGTTACGGGGATGGCTCGGCAATCGGACCCTCTTTACGGACAAAGGCGGGGCCAAGTTTTGCGGATCAGCAGTTAAAGGGTCCGGGTTTTAGGCGGGTTGATCTGCGGAGTCGGGCCACTCAGGTCGAAGGTTGGCTGTGGCCTCGATCAAGGGCTGCGCTCCGACGGGTCCGTGTTTTTGTTACGGGGATGGCTCGGCAATCGGACCTTCATCACGGACAAAGGCGGGGCCAAGTTTTGCGGATCAGCAATTAAGAGGTCCGAGTTTTAGGCGGGTTGATCTACGGAGTCGGGCCACTCAGGTCGAAGGTTGGCTGTGGCCTCGATCAAGGGCTGCGCTCCGACGGGTCCGCGCCTCGTTCGGCTGAGCCTATTCCCTTCAAACTGCCCCCCTTGATAGTGGATCAACAATAAAGAGGGGTGGTTTTGTCCATTTTCAAGGCATTTTGATTGAGCAATAAGATATTGGAAATATTAAGGGAAAATAGAGTTTTTTCAAAATTGTCCAGGTCTATTTTCAAAAGGGGCTTCACAAATTTGGGACAAATGATAAGTTGCGTCACGAAAGCAAAACTGAAGTGGAACGTTGTTGAAAACGAGGAGTTCGAAAGTGAAAGAAGTGAAAATGAAATTTGGCTGGTGGTTCCGATTCGTTCAGGCCTCAGTCGTATTTGTCTTAGTTGCCTACAGCGCCTTGGCCTCGGCCTCGACAGAGAGCGGTCGCTTTTTGATTACCCAAGGGGGCTGTGAAAGTGAAGTCAGTTCGAATCACGAGGGAGAGTCCGATCTCATGTTGTGGCTGGTCCTCTCCAGCGAAGGCGAAGTGCCCAGTTTGCAAAAAGTGCGTGTGCTGGTTTCAGGAGAGATCGAAGCTGGGCGTTTGTGCCAGGAGTTTTACAGTCTCTACCTGAGGCGCCAACAAGTGGTGATGACTTTGGAAGATCAGTTTATTCGCGGCCAAAGGCATCGTGTGATTCGCGACTTTTGGATCAAGAGAAGTTTATTCCCGCCAGTGATGATTGCCGATTTTAATCTCGAAGAGGCCAAATCCCAGCGTATTGGCTTTCAAGTTTCAAAAATTGATGGAGGAGTGAAGTAATGAAATTTCTAGGATTGAAACCCATTTTGTCCCTGAGTTTATTTGTCCTTGTGTTGTTGTTCCCCACCTTGGCCGGCGCGGAGGATGCCATCCACCAGGTGGACATTAGAAAAATCGAAGAAAATGCCTCCCTGTCCCCGAGACAAAAAGCCGATTTGCTGATCCAGGAGGCCGAGGGCTTTAATAACCTTTACGGTGCCATGTGGGCCGATGAGATCTTGCAGCGAGCCTTGATTTGGCAGCCAGATAATTTGAAGGCGCAGATGTATCGAAAGCTCATCGCCCCGGCATTGGTATTTAAGGGCATCCTGACTCGCCTTGATCCCTTTGTGAAGGGTGAGCCCCAAGACCGAGTGCAAAGCTTTTACAAGTTTCGCGATCAGGACATTAAGGGCACTGGTCTTGGCCAATTTCTAACCGATGGTCCGCGAGACATCCGCACGGAAAAACAAATGCAAAAAGTGTTTGATGACTTCATCGTCAAACAGGATCAAGCCCGCCTGTTCTTTGCCAAAATTAAGCGTGTTAAGAATCTGAGTTTCATTGTCCGCTACAACCGCATCAAGCACAGTCATTCCGCCAATATCAAAAAGTGCAACGCCTGGAAAATTAGGCCAGGAGTCTTTGCCCGCAAGCTTTGTGACAACCTGATTTCCCGCTACTACAAGGTTGATATGGTGGACTTTGAAGTCTTCCAGCAGGTGATGGCAGGAGTAAAAATCTACTCGGCTCTGGCCGTGGCCTACGATACAACGGGGCTCATCGATCACAATCGATTTACCTATCAGAACCAATTGAATCCAGAGCAGATCATCACTCGCATGCGGCAAGTGGAA
This is a stretch of genomic DNA from Pseudobdellovibrionaceae bacterium. It encodes these proteins:
- the asnB gene encoding asparagine synthase (glutamine-hydrolyzing); its protein translation is MCGIGGLLQQPGISEGQEVLHKINHLQKKRGPDEADVFWEAAGDWQIGLAHTRLQVIDPQGGRQPFRSRDGRFTLVFNGEIFNYLELAETLKQSGVQLKTTSDTEVLLEWLILNGREGLKDLSGMFAFALWDKSEREILLARDRAGVKPLYYSFLPQGGMIFASQLNAVFEHPSVSREVSREALARYLFAGYISAPHTIAKSCQKLLPGHCLSLKVGGEPQEWEYAPISNETFPGDLNGLVEELELRLNRAVSRSLAADVPLGLFLSGGIDSSLITAIARKHAGERIKTFGIGFEDPQFDEGLLSRALANHLGTDHSVETLSEEKLLSYLPGALESLDEPMADPSLIPTFALSEVTRREVTVALSGDGGDELWGGYPTYFAHRMSGLPKMMPNRWRQLIGDWSRQRGVDEDYQSWRWKLERFFGYWEEGDLNRHLTWMAFTHPEELEKLLGKVDHLHLISGERLEIAGRKQDLNRYLLLDYLTYLPGSVLCKVDRASMAHSLEVRPPLLDKDVIELAWQCPADLKVQGKANKVPLRRLGAKYLPAETASRKKKGFAIPLAKWLNGPLQKRMEEVIHDQRFWQDMGLNAQAGQTMWQEQTTCVRDHSRPLWALMVLWDWQRRVL
- a CDS encoding class I SAM-dependent methyltransferase → MKSVSAEGKSLREKSIEDFGDQWTRYQDNEGYYGSSALFADMLSGLMTAPEFVGKEVLDVGSGTGRIVHMILTAGAQTVHAVEPSKAMDVLRQNLAPFGDRVVCHQVAGDQIPNVQVDLATSIGVLHHIPEPEPVVKKVFAVLKPGGRFLFWVYGYEGNEAYLRLIMPLRKLTARLPDFLLRGFCHLLNVALAVYVLLCRVLPLPLRGYMNEVIGHFSWKKRFLVIFDQLNPAYARYYTGDEAEKLMADGGFTQIQRSHRHGYSWTVIGVKPENKSKP